GAACGTGATCGAGACGTAGAAGTAGGTGAAGCCGACCGTGGCCAGGAAGAATGCCGCCATGTAGAGGGGGTGGTCGCCGGAGCCGAAGTACTGTGCGACGAACTCATAGAGCGGCCCCACATCCTCGCCGGCCTCCGGCTGGTTGAACTGCATCCACACGCTCGGCAGCATCAGCACCGAGGAGGAGAAGATGACCGGGATGACCCCTGCCATGTTGACCTTGATCGGGATGTAGGTGGAGGAGCCTCCCACCGTGCGGCGGCCGATCTGCTTCTTCGCGTACTGGACCGGCACGCGGCGCTGGGACTGCTCGACGAAGACGATGGCCGCGATCAGCAGCAGGCCGATCACGCAGACCACGGTGAATACCCGCCAGCCCTGCACGGCCCAGATCTCCTGCATGGAGCCGGGGAAGCCGGCGGCGATGGCGACGAAGATCAGGATGGACATGCCGTTGCCGACGCCGCGCTCAGTGATCTGCTCGCCGAGCCACATGATCATCGCCACGCCGGTGACCAGCGTGAGGATCATCAGCACGATGATGAACAGCGACTGGTCGGGGATGATCCACTCGCCCTCACACCCCAGGAGCGTGCCGGTGCGCGCCATGGTGACGAGCACTGTCGCGTTCATCAGGGCCAGCGCAAGGGTGAGGTAGCGGGTGTACTGGGTCAGTTTTGCCTGGCCCTGCGCTCCTTCCCGCTGGAGCGCCTCAAAGCGAGGGATGACCACGCGCAGCAGCTGCACGATGATGGCCGCCGTGATGTAGGGCATGACTCCGAGCGCAAAGACGGAGAGCTGCAGCATCGCCCCGCCGGAGAACATGTTCACGAAGTTGTACAGGCCGCCCTCGGCGTTGCCCAGCGCAAGGCACCGCTGAACGCCGGCGTAGTCGACCCCGGGGGCGGGGATGAATGCGCCGATGCGGTAGATCACGATGATCCCGAGCGTAAACAGGATCTTCATGCGCAGGTCGGGTGACTGGAACACCCTGGCTATTGCGCTGAACAAGCGTCCTCCTCAAATGGGTCAGGCGACCACACAGTCTGCCATCCTAACGCGAACGGCCCCCTGGGGCCTCAGCTGAGGCCCCAGGGGGCTCGTCTCACGTCAGGGGCTTCTTCACTCCGGCTTCGGAGCGCCCTTCACCGGCAGGGTCTCAACGGACCCGCCGACTGCGGTGATCTTCTGCTCCGCGGAGCCGGAGAAGGCGTGAGCCTTCACCGTCAGCGCGGCGGAGATCTCGCCGGTGCCGAGAATCTTCACCGGCTGGCCTTTGCGGGCCAGGCCCTTGGCGATGAGGTCGGATGCTGTGACCTCGCCGCCCTCGGGGTAGACCTCGGCCAGCTTGCCGACGTTCACCGGGGAGTACTCGACCCGGAAGGGGTTCTTGAAGCCGCGGAGCTTCGGGAGGCGCATGTGCAGCGGAAGCTGACCGCCCTCGAAGCCGGGCCGAACCTGGTAGCGGGCCTTGGTGCCCTTGGTGCCGCGACCCGCGGTCTTGCCCTTGGAGGCCTCACCGCGGCCCACACGGGTGCGGGCCTTGCGGGAGCCCGGAGCAGGCTTCAGGTCGTGCAGCTTGAGGACATCGCCCTCTGCGGGGGTGTTCTCTGCCATTACTTGGTCTCCTCAACCTTGACGAGGTGCTTGACCGCGTTGAGCATGCCCACGGTGACCGGGTCGGCCTGGCGCACCACGGTGTGGTGGATGCGCTTCAGGCCGAGGGACCGGACAGTCTCGCGATGGGCCGGCTTGGCACCGATGGTGGACTTGATCTGGGTGATCTCCAGCGTCGCATCGGAAGGTTTGAAGTCCGGTGCGGTGCTGTGCTGGATCTTCTGTGCCATTGCTTATGCACCTGCCTTCTGAGCGCGGGCCTCACGGTCGGCCTGCATGGTCCTGACCATGGGGGCCGGGGCGACCTCGTCGAGGGACTTGCCGCGGCGGGCTGCCACAGCCTCGGGCTCCTCGAGCTGCTTCAGAGCGTCGATGGTTCCGTGAACGATGTTGATCGCGTTGACCGAGCCCATGGACTTGGTCAGCACATCGTGGATGCCTGCACACTCAAGCACGGCACGCACGGGACCGCCGGCGATCACACCGGTACCTGCGGATGCGGGGCGCAGCAGCACGACGCCGGCTGCGTCCTCACCCTTGACCAGGTGCGGAATGGTCGAGCCGACGCGAGGCACGCGGAAGAAGCTCTTCTTGGCCTCCTCGACGCCCTTCTGGATCGCGGCGGGAACCTCTTTGGCCTTGCCGTAGCCGACGCCGACGGTTCCGTCGCCGTCGCCCACGACCACAAGCGCGGTGAAGCTGAAGCGACGACCGCCCTTGACGACCTTGGAGACACGGTTGATGGTCACGACGCGCTCGAGGAACTTGTCCCGGTCGTCGTCGCGGCCTCCCCCGCGGCCTCCGCGGCCGCCCTCACGGCGACCTCCGCGGCCGCCGTCACGCCCGCCGGAGCGTTCGCTGCGGCCCTGGCTCTGGGTGTTCTCGGACTGGGGCTGCTGCTGGGCAGCTGCCTCGGTGGTCTCGTTCGCCTCAGTCACCTGTGCGTCCTTCTCGTTGGTGTTCTCGCTCACAGCTTCAGCCCACCTTCCCGGGCGCCGTCGGCGACGGCGGCCACGCGGCCGTGGTACTTGTTGCCGCCGCGGTCAAAGACCACGGCCTCAATGCCGGCAGCCTTGGCCCGCTCGGCGATGAGCTCGCCCACGCGCTTGGCCTTGGCAGTCTTGTCGCCGTCGAAGCTCCGAAGGTCTGCCTCCATGGTGGTGGCGGAGACCACGGTGTGGGACTCGAGGTCGTTGACCACCTGGGCCACCATGTGGCGGGAGGAGCGGTTGACCACCAGGCGCGGCCGCTCGGCGGTGCCGGAGACCTTCTTGCGCAGGCGCAGGTGGCGCCGGCCGCGGGCAGCGGACTTGGACTTGCCCTTGATACCGATAGCCATGATTACTTACCTGCCTTTCCGGCCTTGCGGCGAAGCTGCTCGCCCTCGTAGCGCACGCCTTTGCCCTTGTACGGGTCGGGGCGGCGCAGTTTGCGGATGTTCGCGGCGACTTCGCCGACCTGCTGCTTGTCGATGCCTGTGACGGCGAGCTTGTTCGCACCCTCGACGGTGAAGGTGATCCCGTCAGGGGCCTCAACCGGAACAGGGTGGGAGTAGCCCAGTGCGAACTCGAGGTCGCTGCCTTTGGCCTGGACGCGGTAGCCGGTGCCGACGATCTCAAGCTTCTTGGTGAAGCCGTCGGTGACGCCGATGATCATGTTGTTGATCAGGCTGCGGGTCAGGCCGTGCAGGGAGCGGGCCTCGCGGGAGTCGTCGGGACGGTTGACCGTGATGGTGCCATCCTCGATCTCCAGGGTGATGCCCTGCGCGATGGTGCGGGAGAGCTCGCCCTTCGAGCCCTTGACGGTCACCTCGCGGCCGTCGAGCTTGACCTCAACTCCGGAGGGAACGGTGATCGGAAGTCGACCAATTCGTGACATTTCTGGTGCGCTCCTTCCGGTTACCAGACGTAGGCGAGAACTTCTCCGCCTACGCCCTTCTTGCCTGCCTGCCGGTCGGTCAGAAGACCGGAGGATGTGGACAGGATGGCGATGCCCAGGCCGCCCAGCACGTGCGGGAGGTTGTTGGACTTCGCGTAGACCCGCAGGCCCGGCTTGGAGATCCGGCGCAGGCCGGCGATCGAACGCTCACGGTTCGGACCGAACTTCAGGTCGATCACGAGGGTCTTGCCGACTTCGGCCTCTTCCTCGCGCCAGTCGGTGATGTAGCCCTCCGCCTTCAGGATGTCGGCAATCCGCACCTTCAGCTTGGAGCTGGGCATGGACACCTGGTCGTGGAAGGCCGAGTTGGCGTTGCGCAGACGCGTCAGCATGTCTGCGACGGGATCGGTCATCGTCATATTGGGGCGTGTGCCCTTCCTCGCCGCGGTTTCTCCCCCTCCGGAGTCGAGCTCTGGTGGGGGGACCTACGACGTCGTTTTCGTTAAGGAGTCAGTCCTGCTTGAACGGGAAGCCCAGTGCGCGAAGCAGCGCCCGGCCCTCCTCGTCGGTGCTCGCAGTGGTCACCACGGTGATGTCCATACCGCGGGGACGGTCGATCTTGTCCTGGTCGATCTCGTGGAAGACCGACTGGTCGTTCAGACCGAAGGTGTAGTTGCCGTTGCCGTCGAACTGCTTGGGGCTCAGGCCCCGGAAGTCGCGGATGCGGGGCAGTGCGAAGGTGACCAGACGGTCCACGAACTCCCACATGCGGTCTCCGCGCAGCGTAGTGTGCGTGCCGATCGGCTGGCCCTCACGCAGCTTGAACTGCGCGATGGACTTCCGTGCCCGAGTGACCTTGGGCTTCTGGCCGGTGATGCTGGTCAGGTCGGTCACGGCGCCGTCGATGAGCTTGGAGTCGCGAGCTGCCTCGCCGACGCCCATGTTCACCACGACCTTGACCAGCCCCGGGATCTGCATCACGTTGGCGTACTCGAACTCGCCCTGCAGGGAGCTGCGGATCTCCTCGCGGTACTTGGTCTTCAGCCGCGGAGTCATCTTGGTCTCGTTGACGGTCTCGGTCATGACAGCTCCTTCCCGGAGGCCTTGGCGTAGCGGACCTTCTTGGTCTCGCCGTCTGCCTCCTCGACGCGGAAGCCGACGCGGGTCGGCTGACCGGACTCGGGGTCGACGACGGCGACGTTGGAGACGTGGATGGGAGCCTCGGACTCGACGATGCCGCCCTCAGTGCTGCCGAACTGACCGGCACGGAGGTGGCGCTTCATCCGGTTGATCCCCTCGACGACCACCCGGTCGCGCTTGGGGAGCACCTCCAGCACCTTGCCCTGCTTGCCTTTGTCCTTGCCGGTGAGCACCTGGACGAGGTCGTCCTTCTTGATCTTTGCTGCCATGGGTTACAGCACCTCCGGAGCCAGGGAGACGATCTTCATGAACTTGCTGTCGCGAAGCTCACGGCCCACGGGCCCGAAGATACGGGTGCCGCGCGGGTCCTGAGTGTCACCCTTGAGAATGACGGCGGCGTTCTCGTCGAAGGAGATGTAGGAGCCGTCGTTGCGACGTGCCTTCTTCTTCGACCGGACGACGACGGCCTTGACGACGTCGCCCTTCTTGACGTTCCCGCCGGGGATGGCGTCTTTGACGGTGGCGACGAATGTGTCACCGATGCCTGCGTAGCGGCGTCCGGATCCGCCGAGCACACGGATGACAAGGATTTCCTTGGCACCGGTGTTGTCGGCGATCTTCAGCCGCGATTCCTGCTGAATCACGTGGTTTCTCCTGTCGTCCTACTGGTTCTCACGCGCACGCGAGCCTTGTGGAACATATAGAAATACGGGTGTTCTCCCCCGTCGCTTTCCCAGTGAGCGAGACCGGGCGGATCCGGTCTTTGGGCCCGAACAGCTGCCTTCAGGTCAGTGGCAGCGGAACTGCCGACCATCACGCTGCGGGCCCTGTCACTGGCCGAGGCGACATTGGGGGACATGCGCTGTCCGCGGCGGAATCATGACGAAACCAACGCACACGGGCGCACAATTTCACTATCATACAGAAAAAGGGACCGGACCCCAAAACACGGGGTCCGGTCCCTTTTCGCTGCTCAGCGGGCTCGAGGCGTTACTTCGCCTTCTCGATGATCCGCACCAGGCGCCACCGCTTGGTGGCGGACAGGGGGCGGGTCTCAGAGATCTGAACGGTGTCGCCGATGCCGGCCTCGCCGTTCTCGTCGTGAGCCTTGAACTTGGTGTGCCGCTTCATGACCTTCCCGTACAGGGAGTGCTTCATGCGGTCCTCGACCTCTACGACGATCGTCTTCTCCATTTTGTCGGAGACGACGACGCCGCGAAGGTTCTTGCGGTAGTTGCGCTCAGAGGCGGCGTCGCTCTGCGCTTTGTTCGCCGGCGCTGCGGCGGTGGTGTCCTGCTTGCTCATACTCAGTCCTCAGTCTCCTTCTCGGCCTCGGCCGCGGCCTCACGGATGCCGAGCTCGCGCTCGCGCAGCACCGTGTAGATGCGGGCGATGTCTCGCTTGACAGCCTTCAGGCGGGCTGAGTTCTCCAGCTGCCCGGTGGCGTGCTGGAAGCGGAGGTTGAACAGCTCCTCCTTGGCACCGCGGAGGTGCTCGGAGAGCTCGGAGTCCTCCAACTGGGCAAGCTTCTCCACGGTCAGGTCCTTGGATCCGACTGCCATTTCACTCACCACTCTCTCGGCTGATGACGCGTGCCTTCATCGGCAGCTTGTGGATTGCCAGACGCAGGGCCTCCTTGGCGACCTCTTCGCTGACACCGGACAGCTCGAACATCACTCGTCCGGGCTTGACGTTGGCGACCCACCACTCGGGGGAGCCCTTGCCGGAGCCCATGCGGACCTCGGCGGGCTTCTTGGTGAGCGGGTGGTCGGGGTAGATGTTGATCCAGACCTTGCCGCCGCGCTTGATGTGACGGGTCATGGCAATACGAGCCGATTCGATCTGGCGGTTGGTCACGTAGGCCGGGGCCAGTGCCTGGATACCGTACTCGCCGAAGGCCAGCTCGGTGCCGCCCTTGGCCATGCCGCCGCGCTTGGGCTTGTGCGGCTTGCGGTACTTGACGCGCTTAGGCATCAGCATCAGTTCTGCCCTCCTTCTGCGGCAGGTGCTGCGGCAGCCTCGTCACGGCGTCCGCCGCCGCGACGACGACGTTCACCGCCGCGCTCGTTCCGGCCTCCGCGGGCACCGCCGCGGCCGGAGGGCTGGGATGCCTGCTGGGCAGCCAGCTCCTTGGCGGTGAGGTCGCCCTTGTAGACCCAGACCTTCACGCCGATGCGGCCGAAGGTCGTCTTGGCCTCGTGCTTGCCGAAGTCGATGTTGGCGCGCAGGGTGTGCAGCGGCACACGGCCTTCGCGGTAGAACTCGGAGCGGGACATCTCAGCGCCGCCGAGTCGGCCGGCGCACTGGATACGAATACCCTTGGCACCGGCGCGCATGGCGGAGGAGATGGCCTTCTTCATGGCGCGGCGGAAGGCCACACGGGCGGCCAGCTGCTCAGCGACGCCCTGTGCGACGAGCTGAGCATCGGTCTCGGGGTTCTTCACCTCAAGGATGTTGAGCTGAATCTGCTTGTTGGTGAGCTTCTCCAGCGCACCGCGGATCCGGTCAGCCTCGGCGCCGCGGCGACCGATGACGATGCCGGGACGGGCGGTGTGGATGTCAACACGGACCCTGTCACGAGTGCGCTCAATCTCCACACGGGAGATGCCGGCGCGCTCTACGCTCTTCTCGAGCAGCTCACGGATCTGGGCATCTTCCTTCACGTAGTCCTTGTACCGCTGACCCGGCTTGCTCGAGTCGGCGTACCAGCGGGTGACGTGGTCAGTGGTGATGCCCAGACGGAAACCATTGGGGTTGATCTTCTGTCCCACTACTGATCCCCACCTTTCTCTTCTGTGCCGACCACGATGGTCACGTGGCTGGTGCGCTTGTTGATGCGGAAGGCACGTCCCTGAGCGCGGGGGCGGAACCGCTTCATGGTCGGTCCTTCGTCCACCCGGGCCTCAGTGATGACGTAGTCGTCCTCGTTGAAGGCCGCACCTGCACGGTCAGCATGCTGACGTGCGTTGGCCAGCGCTGATGCGACCACCTTGTACACCGGCTCCGAAGCGCCCTGCGGGGCGAACTGCAGAATGGCCAGTGCCTCATTGGCCTGCTTGCCGCGGACAAGGTCGACGACGCGCCGGGCCTTCATAGGCGTCACACGCAGGTAGCGCGCAATTGCCTTGGCTTCCATTGCTCTCCTTCTTTCCTGAAGTGCAGCCCCGCTCAGCGGCGCTTGCCCTTCTTGTCGTCCTTCACATGTCCGCGGAATGTGCGGGTCAGAGCGAATTCGCCGAGCTTGTGCCCGACCATCGACTCCGTGATGAACACGGGAATGTGCTTGCGTCCGTCGTGCACGGCAATGGTGTGGCCGAGCATGTCCGGGATGATCATGGAACGGCGGGACCAGGTCTTGATGACGTTCTTGGTGCCCTTTTCGTTCTCAGCCTGGACCTTGAGGAACAGGTGCTGATCAACGAAGGGGCCCTTCTTCAAGCTGCGTGGCATGTTTCCAGGCTCCTATCGCTTGTTCTTGGTACGACGGCGACGCACGATGAGCTTGTCGCTTTCCTTGTTGGGACGACGAGTGCGGCCCTCGGGCTTGCCGTTGGGGTTGACCGGGTGGCGACCGCCGGAGGTCTTGCCCTCACCGCCGCCGTGCGGGTGGTCGACAGGGTTCATGACCACACCGCGGACGGTCGGACGGATGCCCTTCCAACGGTTTCGGCCTGCCTTGCCCCAGTTGATGTTGGACTGCTCGGCGTTGCCGACCTGTCCGACCGTGGCACGGCAGCGCACGTCAACGTTGCGGACCTCGCCGGAGGGCAGACGCAGCTGGGCGTACTTGCCCTCGCGGGCCACCAGCTGGATGGAGGCTCCTGCGGAGCGGCCGAGCTTCGCTCCGCCTCCTGGGCGCAGCTCCACTGCGTGGATGACCGTGCCCAGGGGGATGTTGCGCAGCGGCAGGTTGTTGCCGGGCTTGATGTCCGCGTTGGGGCCGGACTCGATCGCGTCGCCCTGATTCAGCTTGGCGGGAGCCAGGATGTAGCGCTTGGTGCCGTCTGCGAAGTGCAGCAGCGCGATGCGTGCGGTGCGGTTGGGGTCGTACTCGATGTGGGCGACCTTGGCGGGCACACCGTCCTTGTCGGAGCGGCGGAAGTCGATCACGCGGTACTGGCGCTTGTGGCCGCCGCCCTTGTGACGGGTGGTGATCTTGCCCTGGCCGTTGCGGCCGCCGGTCTTGGTCAGCGGCTTGAGCAGGGACTTCTCGGGGGTGTCCCGAGTGATCTCTGCGAAGTCGGCCACGGACGAGCCGCGCTGGCCCGGGGTGGTCGGCTTGAGGTTACGAATTGCCATGTGCTCTTCCTTCGATCAAGTGGTGCCGGCAGCCGGTCAGGCTGCGGCTCCTCCGAAGATGTCGATTGCGTAGCCCTCTTTGAGGGTGAGGATCGCGCGCTTGGTGTCGTTGCGCTTGCCCCAGCCGAAGCGGGTGCGGCGGCGCTTGCCCTCGCGGTTGATGGTGTTGACCTTGTCGACCTTGACGCTGAAGATCTGCTCCACGGCGTACTTGATCTCGGTCTTGCTCGAGCCGGGGGCCACCAGGAAGGTGTACTTGCCCTCGTCGATGTTGTTGTAGGACTTCTCGGAGATCACCGGAGCGATGATCACATCACGCGGGTCCTTATTGATGGTGGCGCTCACTTGGCCTCCTCCTTGTCCTTCTGGCCGCCTTCAGCGTGGGCGAGAAAGGCGTCGTAGCCGGCCTGGGTGAACACGACCTCGTCGGAGACGACGACGTCGTAGGTGTTCAGCTGGTCTGCGTAGAGGGTGTGCACCTCGGGCAGGTTGCGCAGGCTCAGCGCAGCGCTGTCCTCCTCGCGGCCGATGACCACGAGCCAGTTGCGGGCGACGCCCACAGCTGCCAGGGCCTCCTTGCCGGCCTTGGTGGAGGGGGTTTCGCCGCCGATGGCGTCCAGGACGTGCACGCGGCCATTCCGGGCCCGGTCGGAGAGGGCCCCGCGCAGAGCGGCTGCCTTCATCTTCTTGGGGGTCCGCTGCTCGTAGGAGCGCGGAGTGGGCCCGTGCACGACGCCGCCACCGATCATGTGCGGGGCGATCATCGAACCCTGACGGGCGCGGCCGGTGCCCTTCTGGCGGAACGGCTTGGCGGTGGTCCCGGAGACCTCGGAGCGGGTCTTGACCTTGCTGGTGCCCTGACGAGCAGCAGCCTGCTGCGCCACAACCACCTGGTGGATCAGCGCGGGCTTGGTCTCGACGTCGAAGATGGCGCCGGGGAGATCGACAGTAACTTTCTTAGCCATGTGGATCATGCTCCCTTCACGGCCGTGCGGACGAGGATGGTGCCGCCGCGGGAGCCGGGAACGGCACCCTTCAGCAGCAGCAGGCCCTTCTCCGCGTCCACGGCGTGGACGGTGAGGTTGTGGGTGGTGTGACGGGCGTTGCCCATCTTGCCGGCCATCCGCAGACCCTTGAACACGCGGCCCGGGGTCGCTGCCATACCGATGGCGCCGGGCTTGCGGTGGTTCTTGTGCTGGCCGTGGGATGCGCCGACGCCGGCGAAGCCGTGACGCTTCATGACGCCGGCGAAGCCCTTGCCCTTGGTCTTGCCGACGACGTCGACCTTCTGGCCTGCCTCGAAGGCATCCACGGAGAGGTCCTGGCCGAGCTCGTAGTCAGCGGCATCCGCGGTGCGGATCTCAACCACGTGGCGGCGGGGGGTCACACCGGCCTTGGCGAAGTGGCCTGCCAGGGGCTTGGTCACCTTGCGGGGGTCGATGGCGCCGAAGCCGATCTGCACGGCGCTGTAGCCGTCAGAGTCTTCGCTGCGGATCTGAGTGATGACGTTGGAGTCAGCCTGGATCACGGTGACCGGCACGAGGTTGTGGTCCTCGTCCCAGACCTGTGTCATGCCGAGCTTGGTGCCCAGCAGACCCTTGACGGGCAGCTCAACGCGAGAAATGTTGCTCATTGTTCAGGCACCTCCCTCTCAGAGCTTGATCTCGATGTTGACGTCAGCGGGCAGGTCGAGACGCATCAGTGAGTCCACGGCCTTGGGCGTGGGGTCCACGATGTCGATCAGGCGCTTGTGGGTGCGCATCTCGAAATGCTCGCGAGAATCTTTGTACTTGTGAGGTGAACGAATCACGGCGTAGACGTTCTTCTCAGTCGGCAGCGGCACGGGGCCGACCACCGTGGCGCCTGCGCGCGTGACCGTGTCGACGATCTTCCGAGCCGAGGTGTCAATGACCTCGTGGTCGTACGACTTCAGCCGGATGCGGATTTTCTGTCCCGCCATGGCATTGAGCCTCTCTGTGGTCCTTGCAGTACGTCCTCAATGCGGCCAGCCCCGGGCTGCAGAGACGATGCGGACTCCAACCCCAAGAGAGGGGGCGCGGCCGACGAGCGGCCGACAGTGAAGCTGTCAACACCTTCTGCAGTTCTGGTCTGGCCGAACAGAGTGAATCCGCCGATTCCGACGGGTTCCTCACCCTGTAGGCTTCCGGCCCCCGCGGTCGGGCGTGTCGCTTACGATGCGCTGGTGAGAGCGCACAGCGGCACCCGCGGTATGGTCGGGGTGGTTTGTATAGCTTGTCTGCTGCACAGCTGGGCGCACGTGGTCCCGGCGGCGAGCAACTTGTCTATAGTGCCACGGCGGGACTGCCGTATGCAAACCCACCCATAGGACATGACCCCCAAGCCTGCCGCGAACAGGCGACAGCGCATGCGAGAGGCCCCCGGCACCTTCACGGTGCCGGGGGCCTCTCGAGTCCCTCAAGGAGTTATCCGGCGCACAGCGCCGGGGCCACCTTGAGCAGCCTAGGACAGCAGATCACTCAACGATCTTGGTGACCTTGCCGGAGCCAACGGTGCGGCCGCCCTCACGGATGGCGAAGCCGAGGCCCTCCTCCATGGCGATGGGCTGGATGAGCTCGACGGACATCTCGGTGTTGTCACCGGGCATGACCATCTCGGTGCCCTCGGGCAGCTCGATGACACCGGTGACGTCGGTGGTCCGGAAGTAGAACTGCGGACGGTAGTTGGTGTAGAAGGGGTTGTGACGCCCGCCCTCATCCTTGGAGAGGATGTAGACGTTGGCCTCGAACTTGGTGTGCGGGGTGATGGAGCCGGGAGCTGCCACCACCTGACCACGCTCGACGTCGTCACGCTTCAGACCGCGCAGCAGCAGGCCACAGTTCTCGCCGGCCCATGCCTCGTCAAGCTGCTTGTGGAACATCTCGATGCCGGTGACGGTGGTCTTCTGCTTCTCGCGGATGCCGAGGATCTCGATCTCGGAGTTGATCTTCAGGGTGCCGCGCTCGGCGCGTCCAGTCACCACGGTGCCGCGGCCGGTGATGGTGAAGACGTCCTCGATGGGCATGAGGAACGGCTTGTCCTTGTCACGCTCCGGCTCGGGGATGAACTCGTCGACCTGCTCCATCAGGTCCTCAACAGACTTGACCCACTCGGCGTCGCCCTCAAGAGCCTTCAGGCCGGAGGTGCGCACCACGGGAGCGTTGTCACCGTCGAAGTCCTGGTCGGAGAGCAGCTCCCGGACCTCCATCTCAACGAGGTCCAGCAGCTCCTCGTCCTCCACCATGTCGGCCTTGTTCAGAGCGACCAGCAGAGCGGGGACGCCGACCTGCTTGGCCAGCAGGACGTGCTCACGGGTCTGAGCCATCGGACCGTCGGTGGCGGCGACCACGAGGATGGCGCCGTCCATCTGAGCGGCACCCGTGATCATGTTCTTCACGTAGTCAGCGTGGCCGGGAGCGTCGACGTGTGCGTAGTGGCGCTTCTCCGTCTGGTACTCAACGTGGGACACGTTGATGGTGATGCCGCGCTCGCGCTCCTCGGGTGCGTTGTCGATGGAGGCGAAGTCACGCTGCTCGTTCAGCTCCGGGTACTTGTCCCCCAGGACCTTGGAGATGGCAGCAGTCAGGGTGGTCTTGCCGTGGTCGACGTGACCGATGGTGCCGATGTTGAGGTGCGGCTTGCTCCGCTCGAACTTTGCCTTGGCCACAGGTTCCTCCTATAGAACGTGTTGGTGAAG
The sequence above is drawn from the Nesterenkonia populi genome and encodes:
- the rplN gene encoding 50S ribosomal protein L14, with protein sequence MIQQESRLKIADNTGAKEILVIRVLGGSGRRYAGIGDTFVATVKDAIPGGNVKKGDVVKAVVVRSKKKARRNDGSYISFDENAAVILKGDTQDPRGTRIFGPVGRELRDSKFMKIVSLAPEVL
- the rplP gene encoding 50S ribosomal protein L16 codes for the protein MLMPKRVKYRKPHKPKRGGMAKGGTELAFGEYGIQALAPAYVTNRQIESARIAMTRHIKRGGKVWINIYPDHPLTKKPAEVRMGSGKGSPEWWVANVKPGRVMFELSGVSEEVAKEALRLAIHKLPMKARVISRESGE
- the rplV gene encoding 50S ribosomal protein L22, coding for MEAKAIARYLRVTPMKARRVVDLVRGKQANEALAILQFAPQGASEPVYKVVASALANARQHADRAGAAFNEDDYVITEARVDEGPTMKRFRPRAQGRAFRINKRTSHVTIVVGTEEKGGDQ
- the rplX gene encoding 50S ribosomal protein L24, with translation MAAKIKKDDLVQVLTGKDKGKQGKVLEVLPKRDRVVVEGINRMKRHLRAGQFGSTEGGIVESEAPIHVSNVAVVDPESGQPTRVGFRVEEADGETKKVRYAKASGKELS
- the rpsQ gene encoding 30S ribosomal protein S17 — its product is MSKQDTTAAAPANKAQSDAASERNYRKNLRGVVVSDKMEKTIVVEVEDRMKHSLYGKVMKRHTKFKAHDENGEAGIGDTVQISETRPLSATKRWRLVRIIEKAK
- the rplR gene encoding 50S ribosomal protein L18 codes for the protein MAIGIKGKSKSAARGRRHLRLRKKVSGTAERPRLVVNRSSRHMVAQVVNDLESHTVVSATTMEADLRSFDGDKTAKAKRVGELIAERAKAAGIEAVVFDRGGNKYHGRVAAVADGAREGGLKL
- the rpsC gene encoding 30S ribosomal protein S3; translation: MGQKINPNGFRLGITTDHVTRWYADSSKPGQRYKDYVKEDAQIRELLEKSVERAGISRVEIERTRDRVRVDIHTARPGIVIGRRGAEADRIRGALEKLTNKQIQLNILEVKNPETDAQLVAQGVAEQLAARVAFRRAMKKAISSAMRAGAKGIRIQCAGRLGGAEMSRSEFYREGRVPLHTLRANIDFGKHEAKTTFGRIGVKVWVYKGDLTAKELAAQQASQPSGRGGARGGRNERGGERRRRGGGRRDEAAAAPAAEGGQN
- the rplE gene encoding 50S ribosomal protein L5; translated protein: MTETVNETKMTPRLKTKYREEIRSSLQGEFEYANVMQIPGLVKVVVNMGVGEAARDSKLIDGAVTDLTSITGQKPKVTRARKSIAQFKLREGQPIGTHTTLRGDRMWEFVDRLVTFALPRIRDFRGLSPKQFDGNGNYTFGLNDQSVFHEIDQDKIDRPRGMDITVVTTASTDEEGRALLRALGFPFKQD
- the rpsH gene encoding 30S ribosomal protein S8 yields the protein MTMTDPVADMLTRLRNANSAFHDQVSMPSSKLKVRIADILKAEGYITDWREEEAEVGKTLVIDLKFGPNRERSIAGLRRISKPGLRVYAKSNNLPHVLGGLGIAILSTSSGLLTDRQAGKKGVGGEVLAYVW
- the rpsE gene encoding 30S ribosomal protein S5; this translates as MSENTNEKDAQVTEANETTEAAAQQQPQSENTQSQGRSERSGGRDGGRGGRREGGRGGRGGGRDDDRDKFLERVVTINRVSKVVKGGRRFSFTALVVVGDGDGTVGVGYGKAKEVPAAIQKGVEEAKKSFFRVPRVGSTIPHLVKGEDAAGVVLLRPASAGTGVIAGGPVRAVLECAGIHDVLTKSMGSVNAINIVHGTIDALKQLEEPEAVAARRGKSLDEVAPAPMVRTMQADREARAQKAGA
- the rplF gene encoding 50S ribosomal protein L6, coding for MSRIGRLPITVPSGVEVKLDGREVTVKGSKGELSRTIAQGITLEIEDGTITVNRPDDSREARSLHGLTRSLINNMIIGVTDGFTKKLEIVGTGYRVQAKGSDLEFALGYSHPVPVEAPDGITFTVEGANKLAVTGIDKQQVGEVAANIRKLRRPDPYKGKGVRYEGEQLRRKAGKAGK
- the rpmD gene encoding 50S ribosomal protein L30, producing MAQKIQHSTAPDFKPSDATLEITQIKSTIGAKPAHRETVRSLGLKRIHHTVVRQADPVTVGMLNAVKHLVKVEETK
- the secY gene encoding preprotein translocase subunit SecY, whose translation is MFSAIARVFQSPDLRMKILFTLGIIVIYRIGAFIPAPGVDYAGVQRCLALGNAEGGLYNFVNMFSGGAMLQLSVFALGVMPYITAAIIVQLLRVVIPRFEALQREGAQGQAKLTQYTRYLTLALALMNATVLVTMARTGTLLGCEGEWIIPDQSLFIIVLMILTLVTGVAMIMWLGEQITERGVGNGMSILIFVAIAAGFPGSMQEIWAVQGWRVFTVVCVIGLLLIAAIVFVEQSQRRVPVQYAKKQIGRRTVGGSSTYIPIKVNMAGVIPVIFSSSVLMLPSVWMQFNQPEAGEDVGPLYEFVAQYFGSGDHPLYMAAFFLATVGFTYFYVSITFNPNEVAENMRKYGGFIPGVRAGKATESYLGYVISRITFPGALYLGFIALIPLIAFVLIEADQNFPFGGTSILIMVGVGLNTVKQINAQLEQHNYEGLLR
- the rplO gene encoding 50S ribosomal protein L15 produces the protein MAENTPAEGDVLKLHDLKPAPGSRKARTRVGRGEASKGKTAGRGTKGTKARYQVRPGFEGGQLPLHMRLPKLRGFKNPFRVEYSPVNVGKLAEVYPEGGEVTASDLIAKGLARKGQPVKILGTGEISAALTVKAHAFSGSAEQKITAVGGSVETLPVKGAPKPE